From a region of the Danaus plexippus chromosome 8, MEX_DaPlex, whole genome shotgun sequence genome:
- the LOC116771549 gene encoding uncharacterized protein LOC116771549, whose product MESEVTLYLFGLRQGNGTTDTIFSAKTSRCKEHMRSHNNLYMVFIDIQKLYDRVLHEALWRILKAKKMLGKYQQLIRMQYSLACIEVRSVSSKIDNFHVAVNLRQWSASSNYLFLLTMDELTSEFKRRYLGLYDMERASQKNLDELCNVKCMIEE is encoded by the exons ATGGAAAGTGAGGTAACGCTGTACCTGTTCGGGTTAAGGCAAGGAAACGGTACAACGGACACCATATTTAGCGCTAAGACATCTCGGTGCAAAGAGCACATGCGCTCACACAATAACTTGTATATGGTGTTCATTGACATACAGAAACTGTACGATAGAGTACTCCATGAGGCTCTTTGGCGGATTTTGAAAGCGAAAAAAATGTTAGGGAAATACCAGCAGCTTATTAGAATGCAGTACAGCCTTGCATGTATTGAAGTTCGATCCGTATCCAGTAAAATAGATAACTTCCATGTAGCTGTAAACTTACGTCAGTGGTCGGCTTCAAGCAATTACTTGTTTCTTCTCACAATGGATGAACTGACATCCGAGTTCAAGAGAAGGTATCTTGGTCTATATG ATATGGAGAGGGCGTCCCAAAAGAACTTGGATGAACTGTGTAACGTAAAATGCATGATAGAGGAATGA
- the LOC116773551 gene encoding ionotropic receptor 75a-like, protein LLHSTGLKFSKVAFDHSIGVTNVNIKYFDKTKSNKIDVCLSRTSPSIGVLIDSKCALFESIVTFASEYVLFDSVHKWLILHEIHDGVGDDYSYNDTKSLTKHIPYMTLFRSLNLSVNADIVVASHKDNDSCILYDVFNFGKNRDGRFVVKAIGSWNTVTGLNLTRTSKYYRRFDYHQMVLKLILVMSPPPKNFDPQMLLTWNPASNVPALTHTSSIFMHEIAEIHNIRYNYTVVDVWIGDYKREHAYTAANGIYFHEHDVTPVLRMLLSHFDKYDVAFPVTRVETRFFYKIPTQGVGKFENKFLKPFSKNAWLSVVGITLLCGLMLLLSMIVEERRPLSLVYPIFSVLALICQQFFEEFEDLRSISSVRKLTTLVTGVFCLLTYNYYTSSVVSWLLNAPPPSINSLWELLDSPLQPVFQDTGFSYSWLQVPNYYYNTKHAKAEDELKKKMKKLEKKGKPILIFPKDGISLVKEGGYVYHGEVDSANKIIAETFKQRELCDLGSLQSMDKTFAYISVQKRSPYKEFFTWSSLRLMETGILNRIHKRTLSGANKCEGSTPRALALGGAAPAFILLAAGYILAVILVVFERIIHHHQ, encoded by the exons TTACTTCATTCCACAgggttaaaattttcaaaagttGCTTTCGATCATTCCATAGGTGTTACAaatgttaacataaaatattttgataaaacaaaaagtaataaaattgacGTCTGTTTGAGTCGAACATCACCGAGCATTGGAGTGCTGATAGATTCAAAATGTGCATTATTTGAGAGCATCGTAACATTT GCGTcagaatatgttttattcgATTCAGTCCATAAATGGCTTATCTTGCATGAAATACACGACGGAGTTGGCGATGACTACAGTTACAATGACACCAAAAGCTTAACTAAACATATTCCTTATATGACATTATTTCGTAGTCTCAACTTAAGTGTGAATGCAGATATCGTGGTAGCGAGCCATAAAG ataaTGATTCTTGCATTCTTTATGATGTGTTCAATTTTGGCAAAAATCGAGATGGAAGATTTGTTGTCAAAGCCATTGGCAGCTGGAATACTGTGACAG gTCTAAATCTCACAAGAACTTCTAAATATTACCGGCGATTTGATTACCATCAAATGGTTTTAAAGTTGATACTAGTC ATGTCTCCCCCGCCCAAAAACTTCGACCCTCAGATGCTTCTGACGTGGAACCCAGCTTCGAACGTGCCCGCTTTAACTCATACTTCGTCCATATTCATGCACGAGATAGCAGAGATTCACAATATCAG GTATAATTACACTGTAGTGGATGTATGGATCGGCGATTATAAACGGGAACATGCGTAT ACCGCTGCAAATGGTATTTATTTCCACGAACATGACGTCACTCCGGTTCTAAGAATGCTTTTATctcattttgataaatatgacGTAGCATTCCCCGTTACCCGTGTCGA gacaagatttttttataaaattccaaCCCAAGGAGTTGGAAAATTcgagaataaatttttaaaaccctTTTCAAAGAATGCGTGGTTATCTGTTGTGGGAATTACCTTACTTTGTGGTTTAATGTTACTGCTGTCAATGATTGTGGAGGAACGAAGACCATTATCATTGGTTTACCCCATATTCTCAGTTTTAGCGTTGATTTGCCAACAAt TTTTTGAAGAATTTGAAGATTTGCGATCTATTTCCTCGG ttcGAAAACTGACTACTCTAGTGACAGGAGTATTCTGTCTTCTaacttacaattattatacaagTAGTGTCGTCAGTTGGCTTCTGAATGCGCCACCTCCAAGTATTAACTCACTTTGGGAACTTTTGGATAGTCCACTTCAACCAGTTTTTCAGGACACGGGTTTCAGTTATTCTTGGCTACAA GtaccaaattattattacaatacgaAACATGCGAAGGCTGAAGATGAactgaaaaagaaaatgaaaaaattagaGAAAAAAGGAAAGCCGATATTGATATTCCCAAAAGATGGGATTAGTTTAGTGAAGGAGGGag GCTATGTTTACCACGGAGAAGTCGATAGTGCGAATAAAATAATCGCTGAGACATTCAAGCAACGCGAGCTATGTGACCTGGGTTCCTTACAATCGATGGATAAGACTTTTGCATACATAAGTGTGCAGAAAAGGAGTCCCTATAAGGAATTCTTTACATGGAG TTCTTTACGGTTAATGGAAACAGGAATCTTAAATCGTATACATAAGAGAACTTTGAGCGGAGCCAACAAATGTGAAGGAAGTACTCCGCGAGCCCTGGCACTGGGAGGCGCAGCTCCTGCCTTTATACTGTTGGCTGCAGGATACATACTGGCTGTTATATTGGTTGTTTTTGAAAG aatcattcatcatcatcaatga